Within Mucilaginibacter inviolabilis, the genomic segment GTTCCTGGCTAAGCACATTGCATCTATCCGATTTCAGGCCTTCGATTTGTTTGATGAAAACAAAGGTATAAGTCGCACAGTATCCGGCAACCAGATCATTGATACACGCACCAATCGGCTGGGCCGGTATTTCATGCTTTCATTTACCCTGCGTTTGCAAAAATTTAAAGGCGGTCGTCCTTCTGGTGGTGGTGGACGCAGGAATGGCGGCGGTGGACGCAGAGGCGGTGGTGGAAGGAGTTAATTTCACAAATAGTGAGAAGAATCAAAAAAAAGCTAAATAGAAGGTTTGGCTAAAGCCCATAAGAGTTTAATTATAGCCCGTTGGTTAAAACCAACGGCAATCAAGAATAACCTAAATACTTTTCTATTCGTTGCCGATCATAAAAGTATTTGCCTAATTGCTTTTTTATTCATTGCCGTCCCATTTATGGGACGGATAACAAAAGTATCTGTGGGCTTTAGCCCCAAATATTCTTCCGACCCCCCCCCTGTTTAATTTAAACAGCCGTGTTTTTGACATTATGTAAAACCTGTTTTATATTTACCAAAATTGAATTGTGTTGAAAGTTATAACCTTATTTATCGCCCTGCTTTTTTACTTCCATACTGGTTTTGCACAAGAAACCATAGTACGCAAACATCGCCTCAACGACCAGGTAATCGAACGGATATCTGTATTAAAGAGCGATAAAAGTACCCGGCAAGGTATTTACCAGGCCGTAACTGAAAAAGATATTGCCGTAGCGAGCGGCAGTTTTGACCATGATAAGAAAACTGGCGTATGGCATTTTTATAATCTTAACGGACAGTTGCTTCAAAACTACGATTATACCAAAAAAACCTTATTATTTGAGGCCCCCGAAGATACCACCTCAAACCTGCGGTATTTTGTAGATAAAACATTAGCCGATACCGACCGTACCGCCAAACCTATTAAAGCCGGTGGCCGGTATTTTGGTTATATCCCCTACCTCAAAATGTTTAAGTTACCAGAGGATCTCATGGGTATCAGTCGCACGGCATCTTATGCGGTTATTGAATTGCTGGTTAGTCCAGGCGGCCGCCTGGCCGATTTTAAGGTGCATTTATTTAGCGGACTGAATTACCATAAGGTATTTAACAGGAGCACCGATATGCCCAACGAAGAAGATAAAATATTTATCCCCGCCACTGTAAACGGCGATCCCATAGGCTGCCGCATCATGATCAGCTGCCGTATCAATAACGACGGTGGGTTGGAAATGCCGTGATTAATTAGCTTTTTAAAAAATTCCTTTAATATGGATCTGAATTTAGACGACCTTGTTATAGCTCCCAAAAGCATCGACATTAATTATCTTGACGCTTATTGGAAATGGCTTGCAGATGATATAAAACAAATTCTATTGGTGTCAAAATTGGGAGATGTATTTATTGTGCGGGCAGATGAAAAAGTTTACTGGATAGCTACCGATGACGGATCATTAAGCAAGGTGGCTAACTCTGCAACAGAGTTTCAAGTACTTTTAGAAGAGCCTGACAACCTTGATAATTGGTTTTTACCTGGATTTCTTGAGGAATTAGAAGTTGCGAATATCATTTTAGAAAAAAATCAAGTATATAGTTATAAAAAATTACCTGTGCTCGGAGGTGAATACACTATTGATAATATTATCCCAACTGATATCAAAACTCATTTACAATTAACCGGAGCTATTTTGGAACAAATTAAGGGCTTCCCTGATGGTACACATATGGAAATTAGGCTAACCGATTAGCCACTTTATATCAACCATAGAAGATTTCTCTTTCGCACAATACTCATATCCGACCCAGGCTTTATCGAAATGACAAACTTTTTAATTATTTTTCCTTCCCCGTCAGCAGATAAGCTTCAGGCGAAAGCAGGCAGAACAATGGCGGGCGGTGCGGATGCGGGGCATAGCAAGTTTTTGCTGAAGCCCGGGGCTGGAGCGAACAAAGTAGGGCAAAATAATTGCAGCCCTGGTTCTGCCTGATTTGCAGGGCAAAGGCCGGGTGCGCAAAGAAGCATTTCTGCTGAAAGCCCTTTGGTTACTTTGTGGCTACAAAGTAACTGGCCCTCCCGCGGCCAAGAGCGGGTATACGCCATGTAAACCTCTCTGCTATAACGAGATTGCTTCGTTCCTCGCAATGACGCGATAAAAAACATGGATAAAATGAAAAGCGCCAGACATTAAATGCCTGGCGCTTTTTTTATATCAATAAAAATAAAATTAGTGATCGTGGTGACCATCCGGACCATGTGCATGCCCGTGTGATAACTCTTCCGGTGTAGCCGGACGTACATTCAGGATGTTACCTTTAAAGTGCAGTTCCTGGCCCGCCATCGGATGGTTCAGGTCAACAATAACAGCATCTTCAGCAACAGATACTACCTGTGCCTGGAAACGGTTACCCTGGTTATCCTGTAAAGGCAAAATGCTGCCGATCTCAGGAATTTCCTGACCCTGGAACATTTCTTTAGGCAGGTTAGCTACCGCTTCTTCGTCATATTCGCCGTAAGCATCCGCGGCAGAAAGACGAAACTCATAAGCATCACCGGTCGACAGCGTGCTCAGGTTTTCTTCAAATTTGGGCAGCATCTGGCCAGCGCCGAATAAAAAGGTTAACGGTTGTTCTTGCGTGGCGCTTTCGGCTAAAACTTCGGCTCCGTCGCGGTCAACATACAAATCGTAAGTTAATGATACTACGTGTTGTGGTTCAATCTTCATTGTAAAGTATTTTTTAAATAAGCAATCAGGCCTCAATTTGTTTTAAAGCATCGGCCGTATTATTGGCAGGTAATCCGCAGGTTTTATCTTTACAAATAAAAATTTGTGTTGATTGACCAAACTTATCCTGCAACAAAGGTAAACTTCCTTTTTTACCACCCAAGATTATTTTGTTGGGGATGTAATTATTTTCTATTTCCTTTCGCACAGTTTCGGTTTCGTTGCCTGTTATTGCTATTTCATATATACCAAACACTTCGTCAAGCAATAATAAGGACCAGTTAGAATAGGCTGTGCCGTATTTAGCCAGTTGCGGCATAATGTTGCGTAACAGCTGCGCCGAAACCGCTGCATAGCCTTCATGATCAAAAAGCAAGCCTAACTTTTTCAGGTTGATCGCCATGGCCGAATTACTGGCCGGCGTAACCCCATCCATGATCTCTGACTTGCGGGCTATCAGCTGTTCGTCATCATCGGCAGTATAAAAAAAGATACCGTTTATTTCATCGTAATAATGCGCTATAGCGGTGTCGGTCAGCTTTTTAGCCTGTTGCAACCACTGTTCATCAAAAGTAACTTCATATAAGGCGATGAATCCATCGATGATATTGGCATAATCATCTAAAAATGCAACTGAGACCTCGCCTGTCGTATTGACATTATAAACTCTTGATATCCTGCTATTTTGACTTATCAGATTAGCATAGATAAACCCGGCATTTTGCAAAGCCAGTTCCAGGTACTTGGGATTGTTAAATGCCCGGTAAGCCTGGCACAAACCTTTTAACATCAGTCCGTTCCAGGAGGCCAAAATCTTATTATCCAGGCCCGGTCTTACGCGGTGCCTGCGAACTTCAAATACCTTTTTGCGTGAGGCTTTTATCTCTGATAACAAATCGTCTACCCCTAAGCCTAATTGTTCGGCCAAATCTTCATCGCTTTCCCGGCGGAACAATACATTGGAATGCTCTTCTTCCCAGTTGCCATCATCGGTAATATGGTAGTAAATACAGAATAGTTCGGCAGCATCTTCGCCCAGGATCTCTTCAATTTCCTTTTTGGTAAAAATGTAAAACTTGCCCTCCACCCCTTCGCTATCAGCATCCAGTGCCGAGTAAAAGCCTAATTCAGGCGAAGCCAGTTCCCGGGTCGAAAAGGTAATGATCTCCTCTACTATCTGCTCATAAAGCGCATCCGGGCTCCAGGTGTATGCTTCGGCGTACAGGCTGATGAGTTGGGCATTATCATACAACATTTTTTCGAAATGGGGCACATGCCAGCGGCCATCAACCGAATAGCGGGCAAAACCGCCGCCTATATGATCATAAATACCACCGAAGGCCATTTTATGCAGGGTAAGCTTTACCTGTGCGGCTATCTCCTCATCCTTCATCAGGTGGGCATAACGCATCAGCAGCAGCCAGTTATTGGGCATGGGAAATTTAGGCGCGTTGCCGGTACCACCTTCGTATTGATCAAAATAGCGTTTCCAGTTATCGCCGATCACCTGCAGATCGGCTTGGGTATATTCGGGATGTTCCTCAACAAACTGTACCGATTCATAGTTTTGGATGCCTTCGGTAAGGCGCACGGCATATTCTTCGGCCTCTTCGGGTTTTTGTTTATAAAAATCGGCCAGGTTAAATAATAAGGAGGTCCAGTCGTTTTTGCGAAAATAGGTACCTCCATAAATAGGTCGCTGATCGGGCAGGCAGATACAATTCAGCGGCCAGCCACCTCTGCCACTCATCAGTTGCACAGCGCTCATATAAATCTGGTCAACATCGGGGCGTTCTTCCCTATCCACCTTAATACACACAAAAAACTCGTTCATTACGGCAGCTACGGCTTCGTCCTCAAAACTTTCATGCTCCATTACATGGCACCAGTGACAGGCCGAGTAACCGATACTCACCAGGATGAGTTTGTTTTCGGCTTTGGCTTTGTCCAGGGCTTCTTTACCCCAGGGATACCAGTTAACCGGATTGTTGGCGTGTTGTAATAAATACGGAGAGGTAGAATTAGCCAGGCGATTCATAGCAGATGTGTTTGATAGCAAAGATGCGGATATAAATGAACATTGGCAGGCTAATGAAGCTTATTAACATGAGGCAGTTCTACCCGTGGTATACTTTTGGGAATTCTCATTGGTTCCCAATACTCACTTTGCCTCAGATCAAGAAGAAAACTATATAGGCGACGCAAGCCAAAAGTCCCAATGGTTCCGTAATCATTTATCTTTTTTACGGTGCCATCTTCAAATACTATTTCATAGTCAACAGCTTGATCATCAGTCCATTGAGCTTGGTAATCGTCTTTGAGTTTTTTTACCTGAATATAATCAAGCAACGATTTTAATTCGGCCAACTTATTTGTTGAAATTTTACCTGTGAAATATCCGCTTTCAGATTTAAACTTAAATGCAGAATAGGCAGCCTTACCATCTGCCTGTATATTCGCGGTATATTCAGGTCCAGGCCATGCAGTCGGACGCGAATTTATGCTGATAGACCTAATGGCATAGTTTTTAACCTTCGGATTATATTCAATAAAATCGTCGTACAAATAAACCAGTGTATCCGTTTTTAACTCTGTTCTCCATTTCCATTCACCATCTCTTACTTTTCCCTCATAAATATAAGTTCTTGAATAAAAAGCAAGCATCTGTTTGTCAGCTACTTTAATCGGCCATGCCAATTGACAATTTTCGCCAGTTAGCCACCCCCTGGTTAAATCTAATGCTTTAAATAGGTTATCTCCTTTATCAATAACAACAAATACATGAAATACATTATACCATTTTAGCGTAACTAACAGATCTGTACGTCCGTCCCGATTAAAATCAACCTTTTGCCAGGCTTTAACGCTCCATTGGCGCGCTACATCATTGCATTTTATTAATTTAAGCAATGTATCTGTGGGCACTATGGTAACTTGTGACTCGCCTTTATAAGTTAAATTGCTATCAACTTTAAGTACAAATTTTAAAACATCGTTATCTGTTTTCAGGCTGTCAACGGCGTTGCCTGAGGCTGAAAAAGCAAAGGAGAAAAAAAGTAAAAAAAGCAGCAGGCGTTTCATCAGGTTAGGAAAATTTTCATATCTGCATGAATATCGATTAATAAAATCATAAATCAAAGTATGGAATTTAACGCTCTCCATAAAAAACTCATTAATTCAATAAATCACTAATTCAATAATTATAAACTCGTAACAATACCATTACCCGCTTATAAAATTCGCTTATACGCAA encodes:
- a CDS encoding T6SS immunity protein Tdi1 domain-containing protein, which produces MDLNLDDLVIAPKSIDINYLDAYWKWLADDIKQILLVSKLGDVFIVRADEKVYWIATDDGSLSKVANSATEFQVLLEEPDNLDNWFLPGFLEELEVANIILEKNQVYSYKKLPVLGGEYTIDNIIPTDIKTHLQLTGAILEQIKGFPDGTHMEIRLTD
- a CDS encoding FKBP-type peptidyl-prolyl cis-trans isomerase; the encoded protein is MKIEPQHVVSLTYDLYVDRDGAEVLAESATQEQPLTFLFGAGQMLPKFEENLSTLSTGDAYEFRLSAADAYGEYDEEAVANLPKEMFQGQEIPEIGSILPLQDNQGNRFQAQVVSVAEDAVIVDLNHPMAGQELHFKGNILNVRPATPEELSHGHAHGPDGHHDH
- a CDS encoding thioredoxin domain-containing protein, yielding MNRLANSTSPYLLQHANNPVNWYPWGKEALDKAKAENKLILVSIGYSACHWCHVMEHESFEDEAVAAVMNEFFVCIKVDREERPDVDQIYMSAVQLMSGRGGWPLNCICLPDQRPIYGGTYFRKNDWTSLLFNLADFYKQKPEEAEEYAVRLTEGIQNYESVQFVEEHPEYTQADLQVIGDNWKRYFDQYEGGTGNAPKFPMPNNWLLLMRYAHLMKDEEIAAQVKLTLHKMAFGGIYDHIGGGFARYSVDGRWHVPHFEKMLYDNAQLISLYAEAYTWSPDALYEQIVEEIITFSTRELASPELGFYSALDADSEGVEGKFYIFTKKEIEEILGEDAAELFCIYYHITDDGNWEEEHSNVLFRRESDEDLAEQLGLGVDDLLSEIKASRKKVFEVRRHRVRPGLDNKILASWNGLMLKGLCQAYRAFNNPKYLELALQNAGFIYANLISQNSRISRVYNVNTTGEVSVAFLDDYANIIDGFIALYEVTFDEQWLQQAKKLTDTAIAHYYDEINGIFFYTADDDEQLIARKSEIMDGVTPASNSAMAINLKKLGLLFDHEGYAAVSAQLLRNIMPQLAKYGTAYSNWSLLLLDEVFGIYEIAITGNETETVRKEIENNYIPNKIILGGKKGSLPLLQDKFGQSTQIFICKDKTCGLPANNTADALKQIEA
- a CDS encoding DUF6438 domain-containing protein, which codes for MKRLLLFLLFFSFAFSASGNAVDSLKTDNDVLKFVLKVDSNLTYKGESQVTIVPTDTLLKLIKCNDVARQWSVKAWQKVDFNRDGRTDLLVTLKWYNVFHVFVVIDKGDNLFKALDLTRGWLTGENCQLAWPIKVADKQMLAFYSRTYIYEGKVRDGEWKWRTELKTDTLVYLYDDFIEYNPKVKNYAIRSISINSRPTAWPGPEYTANIQADGKAAYSAFKFKSESGYFTGKISTNKLAELKSLLDYIQVKKLKDDYQAQWTDDQAVDYEIVFEDGTVKKINDYGTIGTFGLRRLYSFLLDLRQSEYWEPMRIPKSIPRVELPHVNKLH